A window of Hordeum vulgare subsp. vulgare chromosome 5H, MorexV3_pseudomolecules_assembly, whole genome shotgun sequence genomic DNA:
AAAGAAGATTTGCGTTAACAAACGCGCTATCAAATCAGCATCGGATGCCTGCCTATGCAATTTTCACGCGAAAGGAACTTGCGGGTTTTGACATCTTGTGTATGCTTTGCTAAGGACATGGCAACGGCTGCAGGTAACCTAGCTTCGAAGCATAGCTATAGAAAAGAAGAGGAATAATTTTGTGTGCAAGGTGAAATGGCCTCTCACGTCGACATCGCAGGAAAATCAGGAGAGGTCGTGATTCACAGGCTGTAGGAATTGTATGATATCTTCCCAGTCAAGAACAATGGTTGGCTATGAAAAGGAGTGAGTACAAGGAATGGCATATTCTTGCTCGCTTTATCACCCCAAGACTAAAATTTAACACGAAGTTTTGTCCAGCCAATCTGTCCAAAGGTCTTCTAAATAGTCGGTCGTCTGATTTCACAATGGAAGCTATTTGCAGGTAATACTACGAAATCAAGGTTTGGTCTACAAGTAATGGCCCAAATCATTGGTGCCTAGGGGTCTTGACACCAATGCCACACATGAGTTATTTATTTATACCAAGTTTTGATCCTAACATAGGAGTATATGCTAAAAATTATTGGTTACATGCACAGGGTGTTAATCATGTGCCAATAAACTCAGAAAGGCGCACGGTTCGGCCCTTGCCACTTGCCAGACACTCATCTCATAACGATTCGGGCCTACCACTACACCAAACTTGTAAGACAGCAAGGATGTGAATGACCAAGGCTTGAGCATCAGGCTTCGGATTGGTGCCTTTGGGAAAGCTAAAAATGGTTGCTCATGCTCAGGACGTGAAGAAGACACAGGCTAGAGATCTGAGCTGGTCTTGCTTGCAGCCCCGGTAAGAGCATCAATCAGGAGACGGTGAACAAGACAGTGACCCACCAACgcaccacaccacaccacaccacagGCGTGGTGACTCGTGATGTTCAGCTCAGTTATCCTACTCCAATGGATTCTTTCCAACACCGTCCAAGTTTCCACAGCGTTGATGCCAATGGGCTGTTCTAAATAAAAATTGCCAATGTACTGCCCAATCGGCCATCACAAGTGCAGTGCAATCAAAATCGCTGGAGTATTAAATTTGTGGCAGGCTGCATAAAATTCCAAGGGAAATCCTCTGCAGTTTTGGGTACTACATGGCACATGATGGTGGGGGAGGTGCCCAAACTGGCACCGACAGGGCCATGAGTATAGCAAAGGACGGAACCCTAATTGCTCACGAGACACCATCGTCTTTACTCGACTCCGTGCTACTCACCACCAACCAATCGATATACTAGATTAATCCCCGCCGCGCAGCGCTCGCCGGTACCCTCACCGGCAATATTCTCGTCGTCAACGGCTCAACCAGCATTGAGGTTAATTAATCAATCAATTGGGCAAGTTCATCTACCGCTAGAATCTAGGATGTGGGCTGTAAATTTTCGGTGGCAATGATGTGGTGGTACTAAGCAGTTTGGTAGTTATGATGCCGATTTAATaatgggggaggggaggggaggtgcGGAGTGAGTTCAGATCTGGGGGTGTACTGACCTCGCCGGAGCTTGCTCTTCCTGGAGCCGGTGACGGCGGGCGCCTTCCTCTCCGGGGTGGAGACCGGCGTGGCCGGCTTCTTGTCGTCCTCCGGGAGCAGCACGGCGTCGATGCCCTGCACCGAGATCCTGCCGTCCGTGTAGATGTCCGGGTCGAAGAGGTAGGCGGAGCCCTCGCCCTGGCCGAACTTGACGGAGCCGTCGGCCTCCCTCGCCACCACCTTGTGCGGCAGCCGCAGCGTGTCGTACCGCACCTTGCCGAACCGGCGGACGGCGTTGTACATGCTCTCCTCCGTCTGGTACTCCGGGATCATGTGGTAGTAGAGGATGTTCTCCGGCGACCCGGGCTCGCTCAGCTGGTCCGTGGTCAGCCGCGCCATGGCCTCGTCGTTGGGCGCCAGCACGGTCAGCACGTACCCCTCCGACACCAGCCGCCCCATCTCGGTGGCCAGCGAGGTGAGGTTCACCAGGATGTCGGCCAGCTCGTTGTACCCGCCGTAGAGGACCAGGGTCTGGATGAAGTCCTTGACCTGGCTGTGCCCGTCGAAGTGGTGCTTCCCGTTGCCCGGGCCGGGCGCGGGCGCGGGGGCGATGGACGGGCCGGGGGCCATGGCGTCCCACACGGGGAGCACGGGGGGCGCGCCGGGGAGCACGGGCGGGGCGGGCTTCTTGAGCCGGTGCGTCCTGGGGTCgacctcgggcgcgccggtggggAGCACGGCCGAGATCGCGGCGAGGCTGCGGCGGCGGTTGAAGTCCTCCTGCACGGAGCGGGGGACGAGGAGGCGCTCGATGCCGTGGATGACGCCGTCGGGCCGGAGCACGGCGTCGGGGCGGGTGACGGCGGCGTGGGCGACGCGCATGGACCCGTTGGCCCCGGCGGCGAGCTCGACGTCCTCGCCGGAGAGGGTGGGGTGGGACGCGGCCGGCCACGACCCCGCCGGGTGGCGCGCGGGGAGGACGTGGAAGAGCAGCAGCGTCTGGAGCGACCTCAGGTTGCGGGGCTCCAGCAGGAAGCGCTTGAACTCCGGGTCGAGGTCCCGCTCCAGCGCCTCGTTCCGGGGCGCGAAGATGGTGACGTTGTGCCGCCCCACGGCGTCCTCCAGCGTCTGCAGCAGCAGCGCCTTCTCCACCAGCTCCGCCAGCTCCGTGTAGTGCGAGTCCAGCAGCGCCACCAGCACCGAGTTGGAGTTCACCCCCGCCCCGGACGCGTTGACGACGGACGCGGTCACCGCCCCGTCGCCACCGCCGGCGCCACCGCCGGCGGCGGGCAATGTGGGTTGCTCCGGCCGGGCCGTCTCGGCGGCGGCCACGGCCAGCGCGAGGGCTAAGAGGAGCACGGCGCCGTACGCCGGCGCACCCATGGCGGAGGGCCTCCCTGCTGCTCTGCGGTCCGCtacagctgctgctgctgctgctcgtcggcggcggcggatgcGGCGGGTTCTTGGATTTGCGGTGGTGGCTAGCTGCTGCTAGCTCAAGGGGATGGGGGAGGGGGAGTAACTATATGGTGTTGGGTGGTGTGAGCTTTTCTTTCTCCCTCTTTTGTTTagtgtggagagagagagagagagagaaagagagagcgagAGACGGCCGGCCAGACAGCGAAAGGGAGAGTGAGCTTGCTTATAACcgaagagagagagggggagaggaggaggaggaagacgcggCGTAGTTGGTGGGCGGGCACAGGCTGGCCGGCGGGCCCGGCCCCAGCAAGTGTCGGTCAGTCGGTGTGCGCCCCTGGCTCTAGCCACCGAGCCGCATCCGCACCGCACAACAAGGTTCGGTTGGGTTGGGTTCGGTTGGGACGTCGTGAGCGGTGCGTGCCAAGCGGCGGCGACGTGTGCAAGCTTTTCGGGCGTGAGGTGAGGCCTGCCGTCTTTCCCGCGCCTCCGCTCACGGCTCGCCACCCTCCTTTCCACCTCCCACGCAGGCAAAAATCCAGCCACCGGATTTCTATTCTCGGGGGACCCAGGCGAGGAAAAAAACTCCAGCCATCCGCTGCCCCCTCCCttccgcaagagagagagcgagagagtgagagagagagagagaaaaaaactcCGGCCATCGGCATCGATGCGATTCGACCGGGGCGGCCTCGCGTCCGGCGACTGGGAGGCGCGGCCGGGGTCGGTGGGGCGCCGCCGTCCTGCGTGGGAGTTCCCCGGGTCCTGATCCATCGAGGGTTCGTTCCCATGCCCTCCTGCTTCCTTCTTGTTTTCCTCCCATGTTTCTTCCCTTCCTCGTAATGCATTGCATTGCGGGTGTTCGGCCTTAGAGATTATTGGGGGACGCGGCAGGCATCTAATTTTGTGGTTTTCTGCGGCTTGCAGGGAACGATTTTGGCTTTACTGTTTTGATCATGCTGGGTTACTGTTGGATGGAATGCTGATTCTGTGGGGTGGAATTGAGGCGATATAGGCAGCTAGTTTGATAAGCGCAACAGTTCAGGGTGGTTGTATCTGAAGAAGAGGAGCGGTTTCCCTTTGATTTGGTGCCTTTTCCTGCGCCCGCCGCGGCAAGCAACTGCAGAGTGGCCATGGAGCATATTATCGCGGGCAAGTTCAAGCTTGGGAGGAAGATTGGGAGTGGCTCGTTTGGGGAGCTATACCTTGGTAGGTTTCATTGCAGCTTACACGCAAAAAATGGTTGGCATTGCGTTAGTTAACCTGCATATGTCATTGTTTATGGTTTTTTATGTGCCCTTTCTTGATTCAGGTATTAACATACAGAACGGTGAGGAAGTGGGGATAAAGTTGGTAAGTGCTGACAAACTCTCTTGTAATTTCAATT
This region includes:
- the LOC123452603 gene encoding fasciclin-like arabinogalactan protein 16, with amino-acid sequence MGAPAYGAVLLLALALAVAAAETARPEQPTLPAAGGGAGGGDGAVTASVVNASGAGVNSNSVLVALLDSHYTELAELVEKALLLQTLEDAVGRHNVTIFAPRNEALERDLDPEFKRFLLEPRNLRSLQTLLLFHVLPARHPAGSWPAASHPTLSGEDVELAAGANGSMRVAHAAVTRPDAVLRPDGVIHGIERLLVPRSVQEDFNRRRSLAAISAVLPTGAPEVDPRTHRLKKPAPPVLPGAPPVLPVWDAMAPGPSIAPAPAPGPGNGKHHFDGHSQVKDFIQTLVLYGGYNELADILVNLTSLATEMGRLVSEGYVLTVLAPNDEAMARLTTDQLSEPGSPENILYYHMIPEYQTEESMYNAVRRFGKVRYDTLRLPHKVVAREADGSVKFGQGEGSAYLFDPDIYTDGRISVQGIDAVLLPEDDKKPATPVSTPERKAPAVTGSRKSKLRRGKLLEATCRMAGVLGQRSRLASCQ